In a genomic window of Streptomyces noursei ATCC 11455:
- a CDS encoding SCP2 sterol-binding domain-containing protein, which yields MATLDQCRAALDRLAHNLASADGEVRSATALDRSVSCRITDLDTTFVGRLADGSLRDVICVAGPPPQKAEIRLAMTGDDLVALVDGRLNFARAWGSGRVKLEAGLRDLLRLRSLL from the coding sequence ATGGCAACTCTCGACCAGTGCCGCGCCGCGCTCGACCGGCTGGCCCACAACCTTGCGTCGGCGGACGGCGAGGTGCGCAGCGCCACGGCGCTCGACCGCTCCGTCAGCTGCCGCATCACCGACCTCGACACCACCTTCGTCGGCCGGCTGGCCGACGGCAGCCTGCGGGACGTGATCTGCGTCGCCGGACCGCCGCCTCAGAAGGCCGAGATCCGGCTGGCGATGACCGGGGACGACCTGGTCGCGCTGGTGGACGGCCGGCTCAACTTCGCCCGGGCCTGGGGCAGCGGCCGGGTGAAGCTGGAGGCCGGCCTGCGCGACCTGCTGCGGCTCAGGTCGCTGCTGTAG
- a CDS encoding TlyA family RNA methyltransferase, whose protein sequence is MAGVARRRLDAELVRRKLARSREHASQLIAAGRVTVGGATATKPATQVETSAALVVRADESDPEYVSRGGHKLAGALAAFVPRGLRVEGRRALDAGASTGGFTDVLLRSGAGHVVAVDVGYGQLAWQLQSDERVTVKDRTNVRELTLDQIDDRPVDLVVGDLSFIPLGLVLPALVRCAAPDADLVLMVKPQFEVGKERLGSGGVVRSAALRAEAVRGVADRAAGLGLGVLGVTASPLPGPSGNVEYFLWLRAGAPALDPADVDRAVAEGPS, encoded by the coding sequence GTGGCAGGAGTGGCACGACGCCGTCTCGACGCGGAGCTGGTGCGCCGCAAGCTGGCCCGCTCGCGGGAGCACGCGAGCCAGCTGATCGCCGCGGGCCGGGTGACCGTCGGCGGGGCGACCGCGACCAAGCCGGCCACCCAGGTGGAGACCAGCGCGGCCCTGGTCGTCCGGGCGGACGAGAGCGACCCGGAGTACGTCTCGCGCGGCGGTCACAAGCTCGCCGGGGCGCTGGCCGCCTTCGTCCCGCGCGGGCTGCGCGTGGAGGGCCGCCGGGCGCTCGACGCCGGCGCCTCCACCGGCGGCTTCACCGACGTCCTGCTGCGGTCCGGCGCCGGCCATGTCGTCGCGGTGGACGTCGGCTACGGACAGCTCGCCTGGCAGCTGCAGAGCGACGAGCGGGTCACCGTCAAGGACCGCACCAACGTCCGCGAGCTGACCCTCGATCAGATCGACGACCGGCCCGTCGACCTGGTCGTCGGCGACCTCTCCTTCATCCCGCTGGGCCTGGTCCTGCCCGCGCTGGTGCGCTGCGCGGCGCCCGACGCCGACCTGGTGCTGATGGTCAAGCCGCAGTTCGAGGTCGGCAAGGAGCGGCTGGGCAGCGGCGGCGTGGTGCGCAGCGCGGCGCTGCGGGCCGAGGCGGTGCGCGGCGTCGCGGACCGCGCGGCCGGGCTGGGGCTGGGCGTCCTCGGCGTGACCGCGAGCCCGTTGCCCGGTCCCTCGGGCAATGTCGAGTACTTTCTGTGGCTGCGCGCCGGGGCGCCTGCACTCGACCCGGCGGATGTCGACCGTGCAGTGGCGGAGGGGCCCAGTTGA
- a CDS encoding NAD kinase, which yields MFLLAHTGRPAAIRSAELVVQGLLRSGIGVRVLAEEATDLPLPDPVERVETEPCAAEGCELLVVLGGDGTLLRGADFARTSGVPMLGVNLGRVGFLAEAERDDLDKVVDRVVTRSYEVEERMTLDVLVRNNGAVVHTDWALNEASVEKAARERMLEVVTEVDGRPVSRFGGDGVVCATPTGSTAYAFSAGGPVVWPEVEALLMVPISAHALFAKPLVTSPTSVLAVEVQPKTPHGVLWCDGRRSVELPAGARVEVRRGAVPVRLARLHHASFTDRLVAKFALPVAGWRGAPH from the coding sequence GTGTTCCTGCTCGCGCACACCGGGCGCCCGGCGGCCATCCGCAGCGCCGAACTCGTCGTCCAGGGGCTGCTGCGCAGCGGGATCGGAGTGCGGGTACTGGCCGAGGAGGCCACCGACCTGCCGCTGCCGGACCCGGTCGAGCGCGTGGAGACCGAGCCCTGCGCGGCCGAGGGCTGCGAACTGCTGGTCGTCCTCGGCGGGGACGGCACGCTGCTGCGCGGCGCCGACTTCGCCCGGACGTCCGGCGTGCCCATGCTCGGCGTCAACCTCGGCCGGGTCGGCTTCCTCGCCGAGGCCGAGCGGGACGACCTCGACAAGGTCGTCGACCGGGTAGTCACCCGCTCCTACGAGGTCGAGGAGCGGATGACCCTCGACGTCCTGGTGCGCAACAACGGCGCCGTGGTCCACACCGACTGGGCGCTCAACGAGGCGTCCGTGGAGAAGGCCGCCCGCGAGCGGATGCTGGAGGTCGTCACCGAGGTGGACGGCCGGCCGGTCTCCCGCTTCGGCGGCGACGGGGTGGTCTGCGCGACCCCGACCGGCTCGACCGCGTACGCCTTCTCGGCCGGCGGCCCGGTCGTCTGGCCGGAGGTCGAGGCGCTGCTGATGGTCCCGATCAGCGCCCACGCGCTGTTCGCCAAGCCGCTGGTCACCTCGCCGACCTCGGTGCTGGCCGTCGAGGTCCAGCCCAAGACCCCGCACGGGGTGCTGTGGTGCGACGGCCGGCGCAGCGTCGAACTCCCCGCCGGCGCCCGGGTCGAGGTCCGCCGCGGCGCGGTCCCGGTCCGTCTGGCCCGGTTGCACCACGCCTCCTTCACCGACCGGCTGGTCGCCAAGTTCGCCCTCCCGGTGGCCGGCTGGCGGGGCGCGCCCCACTGA
- a CDS encoding S41 family peptidase yields MSDPAAPRPARRPRTAVLLATTLATVTALTACAAPAAPARAAGAAAPSLDGVWRTDGYGTLVTIEGRTLKTYQTTAISCLPGAVTGSRAGAPGADDTLRFAVPDSAPLTVTPAGPDRARTAFEDNVGHHALRRAGALPKRCGARPARDPRAVFDVFWQTYAENYPFFRAKGIDWNAVRDRYRPRITATTTDAELFAVLRAMIEPLHDAHTRVVAGPDRWFAGSRPGTVLPTPGFTARVDRAVAANLGPGAVRRHWAGGRLSYADLPGRIGYFRVTQFAKYTEQGDYAGDVAELDRALDAIFTRARTEGPTALRGLVLDLRLNGGGSDALGLRIASRLSDRPYTAYRKRVRNDPRHPGGFTAPEPITVRPHRGPLYTGPLAVLTGRLTISAGETFTQSLMGRSPAPTRIGENTQGVFSDVLERALPNGWSFGLPDEEFLTADGRTFDGPGIPPAVRTPVFTDAELTAGHDTALARARELLARGTGAASS; encoded by the coding sequence ATGAGTGACCCGGCAGCGCCCCGTCCGGCCCGCCGCCCGCGCACCGCCGTCCTCCTGGCCACCACGCTGGCCACCGTCACCGCGCTCACCGCCTGTGCCGCCCCGGCGGCCCCGGCCCGCGCCGCGGGGGCCGCCGCGCCCTCCCTGGACGGTGTCTGGCGGACGGACGGCTACGGCACCCTCGTCACGATCGAGGGCCGCACCCTGAAGACGTACCAGACCACCGCGATCAGCTGCCTGCCGGGCGCGGTCACCGGCAGCCGGGCCGGCGCCCCCGGCGCGGACGACACGCTCCGCTTCGCCGTGCCGGACTCCGCGCCGCTGACCGTGACCCCGGCGGGCCCCGACCGCGCCCGGACGGCCTTCGAGGACAACGTCGGCCACCACGCGCTGCGCCGGGCCGGGGCGCTGCCGAAGCGCTGCGGTGCCCGGCCGGCCCGGGACCCGCGGGCGGTCTTCGACGTCTTCTGGCAGACGTACGCGGAGAACTACCCGTTCTTCCGGGCGAAGGGCATCGACTGGAACGCGGTCCGGGACCGCTACCGCCCCCGGATCACCGCCACGACCACGGACGCCGAACTCTTCGCGGTGCTGCGCGCGATGATCGAGCCGCTGCACGACGCGCACACCCGGGTCGTCGCCGGACCGGACCGGTGGTTCGCCGGCAGCCGTCCCGGCACCGTGCTGCCCACGCCCGGGTTCACCGCCCGCGTCGACCGGGCGGTCGCCGCGAACCTCGGGCCGGGCGCCGTCCGGCGGCACTGGGCCGGCGGCCGGCTCTCCTACGCCGATCTGCCCGGCCGGATCGGCTACTTCCGGGTCACCCAGTTCGCGAAGTACACCGAGCAGGGCGACTACGCGGGGGACGTCGCCGAGCTCGACCGGGCGCTGGACGCGATCTTCACCAGGGCCCGCACCGAGGGCCCCACCGCGCTGCGCGGACTCGTCCTGGACCTGCGGCTCAACGGCGGCGGCTCGGACGCCCTGGGCCTGCGGATCGCCTCCCGGCTCTCCGACCGGCCCTACACCGCGTACCGCAAGCGGGTCCGGAACGACCCGCGGCACCCGGGCGGGTTCACCGCGCCGGAGCCGATCACCGTCCGTCCGCACCGCGGCCCGCTCTACACCGGACCGCTGGCCGTGCTCACCGGCCGGCTGACGATCAGCGCGGGCGAGACCTTCACCCAGTCCCTGATGGGCCGCTCCCCCGCGCCCACCCGGATCGGCGAGAACACCCAGGGCGTCTTCTCCGACGTGCTGGAGCGGGCGCTGCCGAACGGCTGGAGCTTCGGCCTGCCCGACGAGGAGTTCCTGACGGCCGACGGCCGGACCTTCGACGGCCCCGGCATCCCGCCCGCCGTCCGCACCCCGGTGTTCACCGACGCGGAACTGACCGCCGGGCACGACACCGCCCTGGCCCGGGCGCGGGAGCTGCTGGCGCGCGGCACCGGGGCGGCGTCGTCCTGA
- the recN gene encoding DNA repair protein RecN, translating to MRIRSLGVIDDAVVELSPGFTAVTGETGAGKTMVVTSLGLLLGGRADPALVRIGARAAVVEGRIVLNSSSPAAVRAEEAGAELDDGALLISRTVSAEGRSRAHVGGRSVPVGVLGELADDLVAVHGQTDQQGLLRPARQRQALDRYAGDAVAVPLAKYTAAHRRLRTVAAELDELTTRARERAQEADLLRFGLDEIAATEPLPGEDTELAAEAERLGHAEALASAAVAAHAALAGNPEDPEGVDATTLVAGAHRALESVRGHDRDLAALADRLGEIGILMADVATELAGYADGLDADPRRLAAVQERRAALNHLTRKYGEDITAVLAWAEQSAARLAELDGDDDRIAELTTERDALRAELGELAQQLTDARAASAERFADAVTAELGELAMPHARVSVALHQAELAEDADEADGIEVNGRTVAYGPAGADEVEILLAPHPGAPPRPIAKGASGGELSRVMLAVEVVFAGSDPVPTYLFDEVDAGVGGKAAVEVGRRLARLAKSAQVVVVTHLPQVAAFADRQLLVEKTNDGSVTRSGVTVLEGEDRIRELSRMLAGQEDSETARAHAEELLETARTSR from the coding sequence ATGCGGATCCGGTCCCTGGGTGTCATCGACGACGCGGTCGTCGAGCTGTCCCCGGGCTTCACGGCGGTGACCGGCGAGACCGGCGCCGGCAAGACCATGGTCGTCACCAGCCTCGGCCTGCTGCTGGGCGGGCGCGCGGACCCCGCCCTGGTGCGGATCGGCGCCCGGGCGGCGGTGGTCGAGGGCAGGATCGTCCTCAATTCCTCGTCCCCCGCGGCCGTGCGGGCCGAGGAGGCCGGCGCGGAGCTGGACGACGGTGCGCTGCTGATCAGCCGCACGGTCTCCGCCGAGGGCCGCTCGCGGGCCCATGTGGGCGGCCGCTCGGTACCGGTCGGGGTGCTCGGCGAACTCGCCGACGACCTGGTCGCGGTGCACGGCCAGACCGACCAGCAGGGCCTGCTGCGGCCGGCCCGCCAGCGCCAGGCCCTGGACCGCTACGCCGGGGACGCGGTCGCCGTCCCGCTCGCCAAGTACACCGCCGCGCACCGCCGGCTGCGCACCGTCGCCGCCGAGCTGGACGAGCTGACCACCCGGGCCCGCGAGCGCGCCCAGGAAGCCGATCTGCTCCGCTTCGGCCTGGACGAGATCGCCGCCACCGAGCCGCTGCCCGGCGAGGACACCGAACTCGCCGCCGAGGCCGAACGGCTCGGCCACGCCGAGGCGCTGGCGTCCGCCGCGGTCGCCGCGCACGCCGCGCTGGCCGGCAACCCCGAGGACCCCGAGGGCGTCGACGCCACCACCCTGGTCGCCGGCGCCCACCGCGCCCTGGAGTCGGTCCGCGGCCACGACCGCGACCTGGCCGCACTGGCCGACCGGCTCGGCGAGATCGGCATCCTGATGGCCGACGTCGCCACCGAACTCGCCGGCTACGCGGACGGCCTGGACGCCGACCCGCGGCGACTGGCCGCCGTGCAGGAGCGCCGCGCCGCCCTGAACCACCTCACCCGCAAGTACGGCGAGGACATCACCGCGGTGCTGGCCTGGGCCGAGCAGAGCGCCGCCCGGCTCGCCGAACTCGACGGCGACGACGACCGGATCGCCGAGCTGACCACCGAGCGCGACGCCCTCCGCGCCGAACTGGGCGAACTGGCCCAGCAGTTGACCGACGCCCGGGCCGCCTCCGCGGAGCGCTTCGCGGACGCGGTCACCGCCGAACTGGGCGAACTGGCCATGCCGCACGCCCGGGTGAGCGTCGCCCTGCACCAGGCCGAACTCGCCGAGGACGCCGACGAGGCCGACGGCATCGAGGTGAACGGCCGCACCGTGGCCTACGGCCCGGCCGGCGCCGACGAGGTCGAGATCCTGCTGGCCCCGCACCCGGGCGCCCCGCCCCGGCCGATCGCCAAGGGCGCCTCCGGCGGTGAGCTCTCCCGGGTGATGCTGGCCGTGGAGGTCGTCTTCGCCGGCTCGGACCCGGTGCCGACCTATCTCTTCGACGAGGTGGACGCGGGCGTCGGCGGCAAGGCGGCCGTCGAGGTCGGCCGGCGGCTGGCCAGGCTCGCGAAGTCGGCGCAGGTCGTGGTGGTCACCCACCTCCCGCAGGTCGCCGCGTTCGCCGACCGGCAGCTGCTGGTGGAGAAGACCAACGACGGGTCGGTGACCCGCAGCGGCGTCACCGTCCTGGAGGGCGAGGACCGGATCCGCGAGCTGTCCCGGATGCTGGCCGGCCAGGAGGACTCCGAAACGGCCCGCGCGCACGCCGAGGAACTGCTGGAGACCGCCCGCACCAGCCGGTAG
- a CDS encoding glycosyltransferase family 4 protein: MISTPTPPHGLAPLRTVQVLGHGGAGSAAHVRSLAEGLAARGVRVTVCAPPEAEEAYRFTAAGARFVPVATRMDPASMTALRGACWDTDLVHAHGLRAGLRASMALRGLRGPRGGRVPLVITWHTKAHTEGARAGLVHLMERRVARAAAVVLGVCSDLVDRARERGARDARLAPVAIPRPRPGRAAAADPDRSRDKERAELGVVDRPLLLAVGRLDPAQGHDLLLDAAHAWCGLDPQPLLAIAGEGGQRAALQRRIDSERLPVQLLGRRDDVPALLAAADLVVLPSRWEARSLIAQEALRAGVPLVATDTGGTPELVGRAAALVRYGDAAALAHTVLDLLADPVRRDALAVAGRAQAAGWPSENDTVTQVLSVYDELTQPRSAERSA, translated from the coding sequence GTGATCAGCACCCCGACCCCGCCGCACGGGCTCGCGCCGCTGCGCACGGTCCAGGTGCTCGGCCACGGCGGAGCCGGCAGCGCCGCCCACGTCCGTTCGCTGGCCGAGGGGCTGGCCGCCCGCGGGGTCCGGGTGACCGTGTGCGCCCCACCGGAGGCCGAGGAGGCGTACCGCTTCACCGCGGCGGGCGCCCGGTTCGTGCCGGTCGCCACGCGGATGGACCCGGCGAGCATGACCGCCCTGCGCGGCGCCTGTTGGGACACCGACCTGGTCCATGCGCACGGCCTGCGGGCGGGGCTGCGCGCGTCGATGGCGCTGCGCGGGCTGCGCGGCCCGCGCGGCGGGAGGGTCCCGCTCGTCATCACCTGGCACACCAAGGCGCACACCGAGGGCGCGCGGGCCGGGTTGGTGCACCTGATGGAGCGGCGGGTGGCGCGGGCCGCGGCGGTCGTCCTGGGCGTCTGCTCCGACCTCGTCGACCGGGCGCGCGAACGGGGCGCCCGGGACGCCCGCCTCGCGCCGGTCGCCATCCCGCGCCCCCGGCCCGGCCGGGCCGCCGCCGCCGATCCCGACCGCAGCCGCGACAAGGAGCGCGCCGAACTGGGCGTGGTGGACCGGCCGTTGCTGCTCGCGGTCGGCCGGCTCGACCCCGCCCAGGGCCATGACCTGCTGCTGGACGCGGCCCACGCCTGGTGCGGGCTCGACCCCCAGCCGCTGCTCGCCATCGCCGGCGAGGGCGGCCAACGGGCCGCGCTGCAGCGCCGGATCGACAGCGAACGGCTGCCCGTCCAACTGCTCGGCCGCCGCGACGACGTGCCCGCACTCCTCGCCGCCGCCGACCTGGTGGTGCTGCCCAGCCGTTGGGAGGCGCGCTCGCTGATCGCCCAGGAGGCGCTGCGCGCCGGCGTCCCCCTGGTGGCCACCGACACCGGCGGCACCCCCGAACTGGTCGGCCGGGCCGCCGCCCTGGTCCGCTACGGCGACGCCGCCGCCCTGGCCCACACGGTCCTCGACCTGCTGGCCGACCCGGTGCGCCGGGACGCGCTGGCCGTGGCCGGCCGCGCCCAGGCCGCCGGCTGGCCCAGCGAGAACGACACCGTCACCCAGGTCCTCAGCGTCTACGACGAGCTGACCCAGCCGCGGTCGGCGGAACGGTCGGCCTGA
- a CDS encoding PucR family transcriptional regulator, translating into MGPYARTDADITVRRALELPALRRGLPEVLAGEDRLGRPVRWVHAGEVPHIASLLKGGELLLTTGLGVGTRPSEQRAFIRKLADRDVAALVVELGSRFDALPTALIDAARDCGLPLIQLHREVPYVTVTEEIHTEIINSHYSLLRRADELLRRCTGVLLRGGGAPEVLRLLAVFTGNPLCLEAPDGSPLYAAGPEGEDGGADADPLLAWEGLRESGLRIEVPGGGHGPDTVRARLVLLPVNGPLEPVHRIAAERAADLLAVVMLQSRQEEVLAARGRGDFLAELAEGRISASEAPAQARLLGFRPGADPVLPVVMRLPAALPSPGSWAVLAQALREELAAPGVPVLLGVRPVEGRVPLLVALRAGQDRAALADRVAEALRAGVVRAGLDRPSAHRPVVVVGTAGDWAAAGPGLRHAAEAAAAAQGLPEASWYDARRLDIELLLWRMREHGEQGVLTDFVERAIGPLLAHDRGARQPLLPTLEAYLASAGRKAETARDLNVNRQTLYDRLARIAQLLGTDLDDPQTVLGLRLALRARRHTER; encoded by the coding sequence ATGGGGCCGTACGCGAGGACCGACGCCGACATCACGGTGCGCAGGGCGCTGGAACTGCCGGCGCTGCGGCGCGGCCTGCCGGAGGTGCTGGCCGGCGAGGACCGGCTGGGTCGGCCGGTGCGCTGGGTGCACGCCGGCGAGGTCCCGCACATCGCCTCGCTGCTCAAGGGCGGCGAGCTGCTGCTGACCACCGGCCTCGGAGTGGGCACCCGGCCGTCCGAGCAGCGCGCCTTCATCCGCAAGCTCGCGGACCGGGACGTCGCCGCGCTGGTCGTGGAGCTGGGCTCGCGGTTCGACGCGCTGCCGACTGCGCTGATCGACGCCGCGCGGGACTGCGGGCTGCCGCTGATCCAACTGCACCGCGAGGTCCCGTACGTCACGGTCACCGAGGAGATCCACACCGAGATCATCAACAGCCACTACAGCCTGCTGCGGCGCGCCGACGAACTGCTGCGGCGCTGCACCGGCGTGCTGCTGCGGGGCGGCGGCGCCCCGGAGGTGCTGCGGCTGCTCGCCGTCTTCACCGGCAATCCGCTGTGCCTGGAGGCACCCGACGGCAGCCCGCTGTACGCGGCCGGGCCGGAGGGCGAAGACGGCGGCGCGGACGCCGACCCCCTGCTGGCCTGGGAGGGGCTGCGGGAATCCGGCCTGCGGATCGAGGTGCCCGGCGGCGGGCACGGGCCCGACACGGTACGCGCCCGCCTGGTGCTGCTCCCGGTGAACGGGCCGCTGGAGCCGGTGCACCGGATCGCCGCCGAGCGGGCCGCCGATCTGCTGGCCGTGGTGATGCTCCAGTCCCGGCAGGAGGAGGTGCTGGCCGCCCGGGGCCGCGGGGACTTCCTCGCCGAGCTCGCCGAGGGCCGGATCTCCGCGTCCGAGGCGCCGGCGCAGGCCCGTCTGCTGGGATTCCGGCCGGGCGCCGACCCGGTGCTGCCGGTGGTGATGCGGCTGCCGGCCGCGCTGCCCTCCCCCGGCAGCTGGGCGGTGCTCGCCCAGGCGCTGCGCGAGGAGCTGGCCGCCCCCGGCGTGCCGGTGCTGCTCGGCGTGCGGCCCGTGGAGGGCCGGGTGCCGCTGCTGGTGGCGCTGCGGGCGGGCCAGGACCGGGCGGCGCTGGCCGACCGGGTCGCCGAGGCACTGCGGGCCGGGGTCGTCCGGGCCGGCCTGGACCGGCCGTCCGCGCACCGCCCGGTGGTGGTGGTCGGCACGGCGGGCGACTGGGCGGCGGCCGGCCCCGGGCTGCGGCACGCGGCGGAGGCGGCGGCCGCGGCCCAGGGCCTGCCGGAGGCGTCCTGGTACGACGCCCGTCGCCTGGACATCGAACTGCTGCTGTGGCGGATGCGGGAGCACGGCGAGCAGGGGGTGCTCACCGACTTCGTCGAGCGCGCCATCGGCCCGCTGCTGGCCCACGACCGGGGCGCCCGCCAGCCGCTGCTGCCGACCCTGGAGGCGTATCTGGCCAGCGCCGGCCGCAAGGCGGAGACCGCCCGCGATCTGAACGTCAACCGGCAGACCCTCTACGACCGGCTGGCGCGGATCGCCCAGCTGCTGGGGACCGACCTGGACGATCCGCAGACCGTGCTGGGGCTGCGGCTGGCGCTGCGGGCACGGCGGCACACCGAGCGGTAG